A region of the Phycisphaerales bacterium genome:
TGCTTCTCGAGAAACTCGAGCACCTTGGCCGGATCGTGGCTCTGCTCTTTGACGCCCTTGACTTCCAGATCATCGGTGCGCTGATTGGTGACGACCTTGCCTTCACCATCGAGGATGGTGAGGTAGGGCACGCCGGCGTCCTTGAGGTTCGCGCCGTAGGAGGCGGCGAGTTCCATGTTCTTATCGAGCTTGCCGATGTCCACGTAGACGACGTCGTATTCGTAGAGCAGTTTGCGCCTGATCTTCGCATCGGTCTGGAAGGTGTTGTGCAGCACGCGGCACCAGGAGCACCAGTTGGCGCCCCACTGGATGAGCACGCGCCGGTTTTCCTCCTTCGCTCTGGCGACGGCGGCCTCGATCTGCTTGCTCGCGTCGGCCTGCTCGTCGTAGATCGGCTTGGGCTGCTCGGGCTGGGCGGCGCCGGGGGCGGCGGAAACCTGGGCCGTAGCGGCCATGGGAACGGAGGCCAAACTGAAGGCGGCCAAGGTGCAGGCCAGGAGCACGGTTCGGGGAACGGACATCGCAATCCTCCTTCAAGGGGTGCAGGGTGGGCGCATTGTACCGGATTTGACCCCGGCTTGGAGCTTGCGGAGTGATTTGGACCGCGAATCGGGACGCAGCGAAGCGAGCCAAGGCTAAACTCTACCAGAGGAAGACGACATGGCCGGGACGACGAAATCGCGGCTGATTCACCAGGGCCGGCGATTTGCTTTTGAGGAACTGGAAGTGCACCGAAACGGCCACCGCGTGGTCCTGGATGCGGTGCGCGGGCCGGGGGCGGTGGTGGTGGTGCCGGTGCTGCCCGACGGGCGGCTGGTGCTCATCCGCAACCACCGGGCGGTCGTCAATAGAATCCTCTGGGAGTTTTGCGCCGGCGGGATCGAGGCGGGCGAAGAGCCGGCGGCCACGGCGCGGCGCGAACTCATTGAGGAAACGGGATATGAGGCGAACCAGGTGCGGCATCTCGGCACGTTTTTCACCTCGCCAGGATTCTGCGACGAGCAGATGCACGCCTACCTCGCGACCGGACTTGAGCACGTG
Encoded here:
- a CDS encoding NUDIX hydrolase — protein: MAGTTKSRLIHQGRRFAFEELEVHRNGHRVVLDAVRGPGAVVVVPVLPDGRLVLIRNHRAVVNRILWEFCAGGIEAGEEPAATARRELIEETGYEANQVRHLGTFFTSPGFCDEQMHAYLATGLEHVGQCLEQSEEIAVVAAPREQVWSMIDGGELIDAKSIAAMTLYERHCHEPV
- a CDS encoding thioredoxin family protein, giving the protein MSVPRTVLLACTLAAFSLASVPMAATAQVSAAPGAAQPEQPKPIYDEQADASKQIEAAVARAKEENRRVLIQWGANWCSWCRVLHNTFQTDAKIRRKLLYEYDVVYVDIGKLDKNMELAASYGANLKDAGVPYLTILDGEGKVVTNQRTDDLEVKGVKEQSHDPAKVLEFLEKHQAAYLDAEAVLSEAMTKARESDRVVFVHFGAPWCGWCHRLEDWLARNEISKILAKDFVEVKIDTDRMIGGAEMLNRYRKSESGGIPWFAFLDAKGETIVTSDGPNGNVGCPWTDEEINAFGDMLRKARRNLSDAAVDRLLATMRDAREAAK